The following nucleotide sequence is from Pseudonocardia abyssalis.
CCCGCGGCCGAGGATCACGACCTCGCGCCCGGCGATCGGTATCTCGTGGTACGCGAGCAACTCCTCGATCCCGGCCGGGGTGCAGGGCAGCGGCCCGGGCAGCCCGACGGCGAGGCGCCCCATGTTGACCGGGTGCATGCCGTCGACGTCCATGGCCGGGTCGAGCTCGGCCAGCGCGGCGTCGTAGTCGAGGTGTCGCGGGATCGGGTACTGGATGAGCAGGCCGTGCACCGCGGGGTCGTCGTTGAAGCCGCGGATCACGCCGACCAACTGATCCTGGGTGGTGTCCGGCGGGAGGTGCGCGTGCGGGGAGTCGATTCCGAGCCCGGCGGCCTGGCGCTGCTTGATGCGGATGTAGCCGGCGGAGGCGTCGTCGTCGCCGACCAGGATCGTGGCCAGGCTCGGCGCGACGCCGCGGGCGCGCAGCGCGCGGGCCCGCGCCGTGACGTCGGTCAGCACGCGGTCGGCGACGGGCCCGCCGGGCAGCGGTCGTGCGGTCATG
It contains:
- a CDS encoding bifunctional 5,10-methylenetetrahydrofolate dehydrogenase/5,10-methenyltetrahydrofolate cyclohydrolase, with protein sequence MTARPLPGGPVADRVLTDVTARARALRARGVAPSLATILVGDDDASAGYIRIKQRQAAGLGIDSPHAHLPPDTTQDQLVGVIRGFNDDPAVHGLLIQYPIPRHLDYDAALAELDPAMDVDGMHPVNMGRLAVGLPGPLPCTPAGIEELLAYHEIPIAGREVVILGRGATLGRPLAMLLAQKRPTADAAVTVVHTGVPDWERYTRRAEILIAAAGVPGIIQPHHVRPGATVVGGGVRYKGRRLLPDVDESCAEVAGAITPRVGGVGPTTVAMLFRNVVAAADRAR